One genomic segment of Brassica napus cultivar Da-Ae chromosome A3, Da-Ae, whole genome shotgun sequence includes these proteins:
- the LOC106443588 gene encoding bidirectional sugar transporter SWEET9 — protein MVFIKVHQLAFLFGLLGNIVSFGVFLSPVPTFYGIYKKKSSKGFQSIPYICALASATLLLFYGIMKTHAYLIISINTFGCFIEISYLFLYIIYAPREARIFTLKLILICNIGGLGLLILLVDLLIPKQHRVSTVGWVCAAYSLAVFASPLSVMRKVIRTKSVEYMPLLLSLSLTLNAVMWFFYGLLIEDKFIAMPNILGFLFGIAQMILYMMYHDSKKTDLPKLTSTENQPTNITNLNEVAIVAVELSDARAENVEGSVRPMTPNSSTTA, from the exons ATGGTGTTCATCAAAGTTCATCAACTTGCTTTTCTCTTTGGTCTTTTGG GCAACATTGTGTCTTTTGGGGTTTTCTTGTCTCCAGT GCCAACGTTCTATGGGATATACaagaagaaatcatcaaaaggGTTTCAGTCGATACCATACATATGTGCACTTGCAAGTGcaactcttcttctcttctacggAATAATGAAGACACATGCCTATCTCATCATTAGCATCAACACCTTTGGATGTTTCATTGAAATCTCCTACTTGTTTCTCTATATCATTTACGCACCACGAGAGGCCAGG ATATTCACGTTGAAGTTGATATTGATATGCAACATAGGTGGACTTGGTCTCTTGATTCTTCTCGTTGATCTTTTGATTCCAAAACAACACCGAGTCTCAACCGTTGGATGGGTTTGTGCTGCTTACAGTCTCGCCGTCTTTGCTTCTCCCTTAAGCGTTATG AGGAAGGTGATAAGGACAAAGAGTGTGGAATACATGCCGCTTCTTCTCTCCTTGTCTCTCACTCTTAACGCCGTCATGTGGTTCTTCTATGGCCTTCTTATCGAGGACAAGTTCATTGCT ATGCCAAACATTCTTGGATTTTTGTTCGGTATAGCTCAGATGATACTATACATGATGTATCACGATTCGAAGAAAACGGATTTGCCAAAACTCACATCTACAGAGAATCAACCAACAAATATAACCAATCTGAACGAAGTTGCGATCGTGGCCGTTGAATTGTCTGATGCTAGGGCAGAAAACGTTGAAGGATCGGTGAGGCCTATGACTCCAAACTCAAGCACCACGGCTTAA
- the LOC106438107 gene encoding ricin B-like lectin EULS3 isoform X1, with amino-acid sequence MDPPFGHSHHHHHHHQRDDNEDDRQSFGAPPPPRNNFADAPPPPGLYHSQPHLDPYAPPPPVPSPYGSEPQYNAYAPPPPYFEAPAPPPQFGHVSHVSHHTSEEPYPPDHHRFGAYPPHNSSLESYGDSTGGVVHVSHHSSHQTDMPSAFHHLPDDENRLPDNLAGLAGRQTVKVYSKAEPNYYLTIRDGKVILAPADPSDEAQHWYKDEKYSTRVKDAEGHPCFSLVNKATGEAVKHSVGATQPVNLVRYDPDTLDESVLWTQSKDLGDGYRTIRMVNNVGLNVDAFHGDSKSGGVRDGTTIVLWDWNKGDNQLWKIFPFCKLFL; translated from the exons ATGGATCCTCCCTTCGGCCACtcacaccaccaccaccatcaccacCAACGCGACGATAACGAAGATGATCGTCAATCCTTCGGCGCACCACCACCGCCACGCAACAACTTCGCCGATGCTCCACCACCCCCTGGTCTTTACCACTCACAGCCTCATCTCGATCCCTACGCGCCTCCTCCGCCAGTACCGTCGCCTTACGGATCCGAACCTCAATACAACGCCTACGCTCCTCCTCCGCCTTACTTCGAAGCTCCGGCACCACCGCCTCAGTTCGGCCACGTGAGCCATGTCAGCCACCACACTTCCGAAGAACCATACCCACCAGACCACCACCGTTTCGGAGCTTACCCGCCGCATAATTCGTCCCTGGAAAGCTACGGAGACAGCACCGGCGGCGTCGTGCACGTGTCCCACCATAGCTCACATCAAACCGACATGCCTTCTGCTTTCCACCACCTCCCTGATGATGAAAACCGTCTTCCTGATAACCTCGCCGGACTCGCCGGAAGGCAAACGGTGAAGGTGTATTCCAAAGCAGAGCCTAACTATTATCTGACGATCAGAGACGGTAAGGTCATTCTCGCCCCAGCCGATCCTTCTGATGAAGCTCAG CACTGGTACAAAGACGAGAAGTACAGCACTCGTGTGAAGGACGCAGAGGGCCATCCTTGCTTCTCTCTTGTAAACAAGGCCACTGGTGAAGCCGTGAAGCATTCTGTTGGAGCTACACAACCC GTGAATCTAGTCAGATATGATCCTGATACGCTTGACGAGTCTGTGCTGTGGACTCAGAGCAAGGATCTGGGTGACGGATATCGAACGATAAGAATGGTGAACAATGTGGGGTTAAACGTTGATGCGTTTCATGGTGACAGCAAATCTGGTGGTGTTCGTGATGGCACAACTATCGTTCTTTGGGACTGGAACAAAGGAGACAACCAGctttggaagatctttcctttCTGTAAGCTTTTTCTTTAa
- the LOC106438107 gene encoding ricin B-like lectin EULS3 isoform X2, which produces MDPPFGHSHHHHHHHQRDDNEDDRQSFGAPPPPRNNFADAPPPPGLYHSQPHLDPYAPPPPVPSPYGSEPQYNAYAPPPPYFEAPAPPPQFGHVSHVSHHTSEEPYPPDHHRFGAYPPHNSSLESYGDSTGGVVHVSHHSSHQTDMPSAFHHLPDDENRLPDNLAGLAGRQTVKVYSKAEPNYYLTIRDGKVILAPADPSDEAQHWYKDEKYSTRVKDAEGHPCFSLVNKATGEAVKHSVGATQPVNLVRYDPDTLDESVLWTQSKDLGDGYRTIRMVNNVGLNVDAFHGDSKSGGVRDGTTIVLWDWNKGDNQLWKIFPF; this is translated from the exons ATGGATCCTCCCTTCGGCCACtcacaccaccaccaccatcaccacCAACGCGACGATAACGAAGATGATCGTCAATCCTTCGGCGCACCACCACCGCCACGCAACAACTTCGCCGATGCTCCACCACCCCCTGGTCTTTACCACTCACAGCCTCATCTCGATCCCTACGCGCCTCCTCCGCCAGTACCGTCGCCTTACGGATCCGAACCTCAATACAACGCCTACGCTCCTCCTCCGCCTTACTTCGAAGCTCCGGCACCACCGCCTCAGTTCGGCCACGTGAGCCATGTCAGCCACCACACTTCCGAAGAACCATACCCACCAGACCACCACCGTTTCGGAGCTTACCCGCCGCATAATTCGTCCCTGGAAAGCTACGGAGACAGCACCGGCGGCGTCGTGCACGTGTCCCACCATAGCTCACATCAAACCGACATGCCTTCTGCTTTCCACCACCTCCCTGATGATGAAAACCGTCTTCCTGATAACCTCGCCGGACTCGCCGGAAGGCAAACGGTGAAGGTGTATTCCAAAGCAGAGCCTAACTATTATCTGACGATCAGAGACGGTAAGGTCATTCTCGCCCCAGCCGATCCTTCTGATGAAGCTCAG CACTGGTACAAAGACGAGAAGTACAGCACTCGTGTGAAGGACGCAGAGGGCCATCCTTGCTTCTCTCTTGTAAACAAGGCCACTGGTGAAGCCGTGAAGCATTCTGTTGGAGCTACACAACCC GTGAATCTAGTCAGATATGATCCTGATACGCTTGACGAGTCTGTGCTGTGGACTCAGAGCAAGGATCTGGGTGACGGATATCGAACGATAAGAATGGTGAACAATGTGGGGTTAAACGTTGATGCGTTTCATGGTGACAGCAAATCTGGTGGTGTTCGTGATGGCACAACTATCGTTCTTTGGGACTGGAACAAAGGAGACAACCAGctttggaagatctttcctttCT GA